A genomic segment from Paraburkholderia sabiae encodes:
- a CDS encoding CopG family transcriptional regulator: MKKEAMIEGPRARGSESEKITINLGPIDLGQIDLLVEEGFYSNRTDLIRTAIRNQLALHAPVVKQTVERRALVLGMQHFSRQDLEAVRDARERLKIQVLGLASIATDVSPELASETIESVVVLGAFHATPAVKKALAGRIR; encoded by the coding sequence ATGAAAAAAGAAGCAATGATTGAAGGGCCGCGTGCACGGGGCAGTGAGTCAGAAAAAATCACGATCAACCTCGGTCCGATCGATCTCGGCCAAATCGATCTTCTCGTTGAGGAAGGCTTCTATTCAAACCGGACCGACCTTATCCGCACGGCAATACGAAACCAGCTCGCGCTTCATGCACCCGTCGTCAAGCAGACCGTCGAGCGTCGCGCGCTTGTGCTCGGGATGCAGCATTTTTCGAGGCAGGATCTCGAGGCGGTTCGTGACGCCCGGGAGCGTCTAAAGATCCAGGTGCTGGGCCTGGCCAGCATTGCCACCGACGTGTCCCCGGAACTCGCATCGGAGACCATCGAAAGTGTGGTGGTACTCGGAGCCTTTCATGCAACGCCAGCGGTCAAAAAGGCGCTCGCGGGAAGAATCCGTTAG
- a CDS encoding alkaline phosphatase family protein, whose amino-acid sequence MLNFLASQFGVCDNWFSSMPGPTWPNRFFAVAGTSSGLDHSPSDAQVLEAIFFNAPLFTFPNGTVFSKLQASDWLIVQGDVAQTRGIHGMQNLPGRFVGMDTLISRLASDSLTEKFIFIEPTYDAKNDFRNGNSMHPAGDVRNGEALIKQVYDAISTSRLWPNSVLLIVFDEHGGFFDHVTPPVAEPPGSAENPRLKTHNFAFDRLGARVPAIVVSPFVPAGTIDHSQYDHTSILKTTDKLLGLNGELNLTARVRAADDFAKMLNLALPRTDIPRCPAPVAASGDPRPSSEGSPRAKDPFLPLYAHH is encoded by the coding sequence GTGCTGAATTTCCTGGCCAGCCAGTTTGGTGTGTGCGACAACTGGTTCTCTTCAATGCCAGGACCGACGTGGCCCAATCGATTCTTTGCTGTGGCCGGGACCTCGTCGGGACTTGACCATTCGCCGAGCGACGCGCAGGTGCTGGAAGCCATATTCTTCAACGCGCCCCTTTTCACGTTTCCGAACGGCACAGTTTTCTCGAAGCTACAGGCGTCGGACTGGCTTATCGTGCAGGGTGACGTTGCGCAAACGCGCGGCATCCATGGGATGCAAAACCTGCCGGGCCGATTCGTCGGGATGGATACGCTCATCTCGCGGCTCGCCAGCGACTCATTGACCGAAAAATTCATCTTCATCGAACCCACCTACGATGCGAAGAACGACTTTCGCAACGGCAACTCGATGCATCCTGCCGGGGATGTCCGGAATGGAGAAGCGCTGATCAAGCAGGTGTACGACGCTATCAGCACGTCGAGGCTATGGCCCAACAGCGTCCTGCTAATCGTGTTCGATGAGCACGGCGGGTTCTTTGACCATGTGACGCCTCCTGTTGCCGAACCGCCCGGGTCGGCCGAGAACCCCAGACTGAAGACTCACAACTTCGCTTTCGACAGGCTGGGCGCGCGCGTGCCGGCTATCGTCGTCTCCCCTTTCGTCCCCGCGGGCACCATCGACCATTCGCAGTACGACCACACGTCGATTCTGAAAACAACGGACAAGCTGCTTGGGCTCAACGGAGAGCTGAACCTGACCGCGCGCGTGCGCGCTGCAGACGACTTCGCGAAGATGTTGAATCTTGCCTTACCTCGCACTGACATCCCGCGATGTCCTGCACCCGTCGCCGCGAGTGGTGACCCGAGACCTTCGAGCGAAGGCTCTCCACGAGCAAAAGACCCCTTCCTTCCGCTGTACGCACACCACTAA
- a CDS encoding SEL1-like repeat protein: protein MQQEKLGAAPSCAHRFQLGDVKGELESGAFFTTGLLTVQMESWVGSIEREWHQLRRADPTLDVEKFCRHVLAANKTGFLSPESLAVIANALLISTLDGAAYLGRWLLERIGVNRHPAWRVAMAISLVTPTGGEADFETGNAILDDVMKDETADSRLRGMAAAALADSARLGRGMQVDVSCARSLYEQAIELGHKAAALNLGLFWEGQWGANDNGFIPDRTKAMQSYRRGGDDKICQRRLEALR from the coding sequence ATGCAACAGGAAAAATTGGGGGCGGCACCGTCGTGCGCCCACAGATTTCAATTGGGAGACGTAAAAGGTGAGTTAGAATCAGGTGCATTCTTCACCACCGGGTTGCTCACCGTGCAAATGGAAAGCTGGGTTGGGTCGATCGAGCGGGAATGGCATCAGTTGCGTCGCGCCGACCCTACTCTCGATGTCGAGAAATTTTGCAGGCACGTGCTCGCGGCGAACAAGACGGGATTCCTGTCACCCGAGTCCCTCGCTGTCATCGCAAACGCGCTTCTCATCAGCACGCTGGATGGCGCAGCGTATCTCGGCCGCTGGTTACTCGAACGCATCGGTGTGAACCGCCATCCTGCATGGCGGGTAGCCATGGCCATTTCTCTGGTTACGCCCACGGGAGGTGAAGCGGACTTCGAAACCGGGAACGCGATTCTTGACGACGTGATGAAAGATGAAACCGCGGACAGTCGTCTGCGCGGTATGGCTGCCGCCGCGCTGGCCGACAGCGCTCGGCTCGGACGGGGAATGCAGGTTGATGTAAGCTGTGCGCGATCGCTCTACGAGCAAGCCATTGAGCTTGGACACAAAGCCGCAGCACTCAATCTCGGGCTTTTCTGGGAAGGCCAGTGGGGTGCGAACGACAACGGATTTATCCCGGACCGCACGAAGGCGATGCAGAGTTATCGACGCGGTGGAGATGACAAAATTTGCCAACGCCGCCTTGAAGCGCTGCGTTGA
- a CDS encoding extracellular catalytic domain type 1 short-chain-length polyhydroxyalkanoate depolymerase: protein MKLNEGFLNSMHEAMQLLRTRGAVEATKAVQRARREQCAGAANANVSGREVTAPVSSQAWTQQTTSVRAREDSVDVEDRGHFSMLAYSNAAGRRQYGLYVPAGAAGEPLPLIVMLHGCTQDADDFATGTRMNALAERHRFLVAYPVQPQQANPSKCWNWFKPNDQRRERGEPSVIAGITRDIIAAHNVDPGRVYIAGMSAGGAMAAIMATEYPEIYAAAGVHSGLPPACAHDLPSALAAMKGGKGAGKSMRGRRETTLAPRRPMIVFHGDADTTVHITNARRLVEGFNAGRGAHSESRTAGAGRACTVSQLVSADGIDAELWIIHGASHAWAGGNAAGSYTDPVGPDASAEMLRFFLEHPQTQ from the coding sequence ATGAAACTGAATGAAGGATTCCTAAATTCGATGCATGAAGCGATGCAATTACTGCGTACCCGCGGTGCGGTCGAAGCGACAAAAGCGGTTCAACGCGCGCGGCGGGAGCAGTGCGCCGGTGCAGCAAACGCAAATGTATCTGGCAGAGAGGTCACGGCGCCCGTAAGCTCGCAGGCATGGACTCAGCAAACGACCTCAGTCAGGGCACGCGAAGACAGTGTTGACGTTGAGGACCGGGGGCATTTCAGCATGCTCGCGTACTCCAACGCAGCCGGTCGTCGTCAATATGGGCTTTATGTTCCAGCGGGAGCCGCAGGCGAGCCGTTACCCCTTATCGTGATGTTGCACGGATGCACACAGGATGCGGATGATTTCGCAACGGGCACCCGAATGAATGCGCTTGCCGAGCGGCACCGATTTCTCGTCGCTTATCCGGTGCAGCCGCAGCAGGCCAATCCATCGAAGTGCTGGAACTGGTTCAAACCGAATGATCAACGTCGCGAGCGCGGCGAGCCGTCAGTGATCGCAGGGATCACGCGGGATATCATCGCGGCCCACAACGTCGACCCCGGGCGCGTGTACATCGCTGGGATGTCCGCAGGAGGTGCAATGGCGGCGATCATGGCCACCGAATACCCCGAGATTTACGCCGCGGCCGGTGTGCATTCGGGTCTCCCGCCGGCGTGTGCGCACGATCTGCCCTCGGCACTGGCGGCAATGAAGGGCGGCAAAGGTGCCGGAAAATCGATGCGGGGAAGGCGAGAGACCACATTGGCACCGCGACGGCCGATGATTGTTTTTCACGGTGATGCGGACACCACTGTCCACATAACCAATGCCAGACGGCTCGTCGAGGGCTTCAATGCAGGGCGGGGCGCACATTCGGAGAGCAGAACGGCTGGGGCGGGCCGGGCCTGCACCGTCTCCCAACTGGTTTCTGCCGACGGTATCGATGCTGAGTTATGGATCATTCACGGGGCGTCACACGCGTGGGCCGGGGGCAACGCAGCAGGCAGTTACACAGATCCAGTTGGCCCGGACGCCAGTGCCGAGATGCTGCGCTTTTTCCTCGAGCATCCCCAAACGCAATGA
- a CDS encoding alkaline phosphatase family protein, protein MMSAIQHVFVLMLENRSYDSVFGWSRLTGKTPTGEATTANGLPSTPIVNFGRTGTSYTLGKGAPYALGFDPGHEFTDACVQLCGLQVASGDTVRNDSLVSGPNGYPPFATDFSTTGFAATYEDHSDIVPDAFNAFTPDQLPC, encoded by the coding sequence ATGATGTCGGCGATACAGCACGTTTTCGTTCTCATGCTTGAGAACCGTTCCTATGACAGCGTATTCGGATGGTCCCGCCTGACAGGCAAAACACCCACGGGCGAGGCAACAACTGCCAACGGACTGCCTTCTACGCCCATTGTCAACTTCGGCAGAACGGGGACCTCATACACCCTGGGTAAGGGTGCGCCCTACGCCCTCGGCTTCGACCCCGGTCACGAATTCACCGATGCTTGCGTTCAACTGTGCGGGCTACAGGTGGCCAGCGGAGATACTGTGCGCAACGACTCGCTCGTGTCTGGGCCAAACGGATACCCACCGTTTGCAACGGATTTTTCAACGACGGGCTTCGCCGCGACATATGAGGATCATTCGGACATAGTGCCGGACGCCTTTAACGCGTTCACGCCTGACCAGCTTCCGTGCTGA